One window of the Candidatus Omnitrophota bacterium genome contains the following:
- a CDS encoding sigma-54 dependent transcriptional regulator, with translation MENEEKAGKRDKNRIRILLIDDEEDMLESCTRILSHWQYECYSASSGRMGIAYFINYRPDIVISDLRMPDIDGIGLLKECLSIDSKAIVILLTAYATVENAVEAMKIGASDYLQKPFTAEQLNNVIQRQIQLRGLLPPTMRPDVKEEEIPPIIGKSAAIQNVIQTVAQVSRTDVNVLITGKSGTGKELIAKRIHQSGTRSQKPFVPVDCACLSEDLLESELFGHVKGSFTSASTDKAGLFEIAHQGTMFLDELSHLSLRSQGKFLRVLQERQFRPVGGKKLIDVDVRILSATNRDLECDVRDGAFREDLYFRLNVIAIHLPTLQQRKEDIPLLIDHFLRKFTKNSDPCEISLEEDALELLTKYDWPGNIRELGNVIQRCLALLKDNVIRAEALPDAFHVKKSKVHHSENHRLTDAIHSAEREQIIRTLHLYGGERTKAANHLGISRKSLWEKIKNYRISSEEIELFHQ, from the coding sequence ATGGAAAATGAAGAGAAGGCTGGCAAGCGAGATAAAAATAGAATCAGGATTCTTCTCATCGACGACGAGGAAGACATGCTGGAAAGTTGTACGCGGATTTTGTCGCACTGGCAGTATGAATGCTATTCCGCTTCTTCCGGACGCATGGGAATCGCCTATTTCATTAATTACCGCCCGGATATCGTGATTTCGGATTTACGAATGCCGGATATTGACGGCATTGGCTTGCTCAAAGAATGCCTCTCCATTGACTCCAAAGCCATCGTCATATTGCTAACCGCATACGCCACCGTAGAAAACGCGGTCGAGGCGATGAAAATCGGCGCATCGGACTATCTGCAAAAACCCTTTACCGCCGAACAATTGAACAACGTAATCCAACGTCAAATCCAACTGCGAGGTCTCTTGCCGCCTACTATGCGTCCTGACGTCAAGGAAGAAGAAATCCCGCCGATTATCGGAAAAAGCGCCGCCATTCAAAACGTAATTCAGACGGTGGCTCAAGTATCCCGAACCGATGTGAATGTCCTTATTACGGGGAAAAGCGGTACAGGAAAAGAATTGATCGCCAAACGGATTCATCAATCCGGAACCCGCTCCCAAAAACCGTTTGTCCCCGTCGATTGCGCCTGTCTTTCCGAAGATTTGCTGGAAAGTGAACTATTCGGCCACGTCAAAGGCTCTTTCACTAGCGCTTCCACGGATAAAGCCGGACTTTTCGAGATAGCCCACCAAGGGACAATGTTTCTGGATGAATTATCGCACTTATCGCTCCGCAGCCAGGGAAAATTCCTGCGGGTCTTGCAAGAACGCCAATTTCGGCCCGTCGGCGGGAAAAAATTAATCGACGTGGACGTACGCATCCTTAGCGCTACCAACCGCGATTTGGAATGCGATGTTCGCGACGGCGCCTTCAGAGAAGACCTTTATTTCCGCTTGAATGTTATCGCCATCCACTTGCCGACCTTGCAGCAAAGGAAAGAAGACATTCCGCTTCTGATAGACCACTTTCTCCGCAAATTTACCAAAAACTCCGATCCTTGCGAAATTTCGCTGGAGGAAGACGCGCTGGAATTGCTGACGAAATACGATTGGCCCGGCAACATTCGCGAATTGGGGAATGTGATTCAGCGATGTCTCGCTTTGCTCAAAGATAACGTTATTCGGGCGGAAGCCCTTCCCGATGCGTTTCACGTTAAAAAGTCAAAAGTCCATCATTCGGAGAACCATCGTTTGACGGACGCCATTCACAGTGCGGAACGCGAGCAAATTATTCGTACGCTGCATTTGTATGGAGGAGAAAGAACGAAAGCCGCCAATCATTTAGGAATCAGCAGAAAAAGCTTATGGGAAAAAATTAAAAATTACCGAATCTCCAGTGAGGAGATAGA